A region of Drosophila mauritiana strain mau12 chromosome 3L, ASM438214v1, whole genome shotgun sequence DNA encodes the following proteins:
- the LOC117139243 gene encoding pentatricopeptide repeat-containing protein 1, mitochondrial produces MALRLLSRSMSCHIRGLQLNATGRTLNSYICRLELPPASWSCSQNRLLHVRITDQEAGLQTKREANRNQNPFREGVLEELTTAAPKESQKFKPEKKPKEKPTKKLQDFGDPDTFGDAKVAAPEDPGDVEEEEFISNSTRRSKKLKAVEYARQIKDHLKANRLNEAIAVLEQRMLKEDRAKPDKYIYNLLISGCAKAGYTRKAFFLYTKMRQRGLQVTGGTYTSLFNACANAPSVSDGLAKAQILRENMLEKGYEPNVKNYNAMIKAYGRCGDVDTAYMLADEMMERQLELNADTFNFLLQACASNSEHGFRHALLTWHNMLQRGISPDYYSFNAMLRCARDCGFGDLDSMREVLEQIAPSAARKKPVLQLDDGQKDDLPSVQANTTTLPAQIEVATTASELELPNLLLPQPHLGSLVALEEVTRPHERFLLLGGLTGFLEHMKQHNITPDIETFTAMLEVIPPTNAAEKQLLTFVRKIGLKADIDFFNILIKKRSMRFDYESAKEVLFMIRTAGLRPDIVTYGVLALGCRTQEEARELLEQMQVAGIKMNMPILGAMLRQGCANKSFSYVNEIIQLSLEEGLKPNEAFLRHLHNFHRGCARAIDARHPSTKTAAFKKGHSKFCDKYRLYYEEQGLTGLKLEDAIAKVKERPYEKFKLPPVDGMEPLKHEQLKHKTKQRKYIKKIKINELQDDPPKESLKRIE; encoded by the exons ATGGCTCTGCGGTTGCTTAGCCGTTCAATGAGCTGCCACATACGTGGCTTGCAATTAAATGCCACCGGAAGAACGTTAAATAGTTATATCTGTCGGCTGGAGCTTCCGCCTGCATCCTGGTCGTGCTCACAAAATCGCCTGCTGCACGTGAGGATTACGGATCAAGAAGCCGGTTTGCAGACCAAACGAGAGGCCAACCGGAACCAGAATCCTTTTCGCGAAGGAGTTCTTGAAGAACTTACCACAGCAGCACCCAAAGAAAGCCAGAAGTTTAAGCCAGAAAAGAAACCCAAAGAGAAGCCCACCAAAAAGTTGCAGGACTTTGGTGATCCGGACACCTTTGGCGATGCCAAGGTAGCTGCACCAGAAGATCCGGGTGATGTCGAGGAAGAGGAGTTCATTAGCAATTCCACTAGGCGTTCAAAGAAACTAAAAGCCGTCGAATATGCCCGCCAGATCAAGGATCATCTTAAGGCGAACCGCCTAAATGAGGCCATCGCCGTGCTGGAGCAACGGATGCTGAAGGAGGATCGCGCCAAGCCGGACAAGTACATATACAATCTGCTGATCAGTGGCTGTGCCAAGGCGGGCTACACCCGCAAGGCCTTCTTCCTGTACACCAAGATGCGGCAACGTGGTCTTCAAGTCACCGGAGGAACTTACACCTCGCTATTCAACGCCTGCGCCAATGCTCCATCCGTCAGCGATGGCCTGGCCAAGGCCCAAATCCTGCGGGAGAACATGCTGGAGAAGGGCTACGAACCAAATGTGAAGAACTACAATGCCATGATCAAGGCGTATGGTAGGTGCGGCGATGTGGACACTGCCTACATGCTGGCCGACGAAATGATGGAGCGTCAGCTGGAACTGAATGCAGATACATTCAACTTTCTGCTGCAGGCGTGTGCCAGCAACTCGGAGCACGGTTTCCGGCATGCTCTGCTCACTTGGCACAACATGTTGCAGCGAGGAATTAGTCCGGACTACTACAGCTTCAATGCGATGCTGAGATGTGCAAGGGATTGTGGCTTCGGTGACTTGGATTCCATGCGAGAGGTTCTCGAACAAATTGCGCCATCAGCAGCTAGAAAGAAACCAGTTCTCCAGTTGGACGATGGTCAGAAAGATGATTTACCCAGTGTGCAAGCCAACACAACTACGTTGCCTGCCCAAATTGAGGTGGCCACAACAGCGAGCGAGCTGGAACTGCCCAATCTTTTGCTGCCTCAACCGCATCTGGGCAGTCTGGTGGCCCTGGAGGAGGTGACACGTCCACACGAGCGTTTCTTGCTACTTGGCGGTCTCACTGGCTTTCTGGAGCACATGAAGCAGCACAACATCACACCGGACATCGAAACATTTACCGCGATGCTGGAGGTGATACCGCCCACAAATGCTGCCGAGAAGCAGCTGCTCACGTTCGTGCGCAAGATTGGACTCAAGGCGGACATCGACTTCTTCAACATACTGATCAAAAAGCGTTCCATGCGCTTCGATTACGAGAGTGCCAAGGAAGTGCTCTTCATGATTCGCACGGCGGGCTTGCGGCCGGACATTGTCACCTACGGTGTGCTCGCCCTGGGTTGTCGCACGCAGGAAGAGGCTAGGGAACTGCTGGAACAGATGCAGGTGGCGGGCATTAAGATGAACATGCCCATACTGGGGGCCATGCTGCGGCAGGGCTGCGCTAACAAATCCTTCAGCTACGTGAACGAGATCATTCAGTTGAGTCTGGAGGAGGGCCTCAAGCCAAATGAAGCCTTCCTGCGGCACCTGCACAACTTTCACAGGGGTTGTGCGCGAGCCATTGACGCCAGA CATCCATCAACCAAGACGGCAGCCTTTAAGAAGGGCCACTCTAAATTCTGTGATAAATACCGCCTGTACTACGAGGAGCAGGGACTGACCGGTCTCAAGCTGGAGGACGCCATTGCCAAGGTGAAGGAGCGCCCGTACGAGAAGTTCAAGCTGCCGCCTGTAGACGGAATGGAACCACTCAAGCACGAGCAGCTTAAGCACAAAACGAAACAGCGAAAGTACATCAAGAAGATCAAGATAAACGAGCTGCAGGATGACCCTCCCAAGGAGTCTTTGAAGAGGATAGAATAA
- the LOC117140880 gene encoding ganglioside-induced differentiation-associated protein 1, with the protein MSEQAKEIEALPPTLQDFKAPDLPANKPVLFFHPYNFHAQKVLMVFYEKKIDFFPYVVDLCNGEQYSNWFLNLNPKGDVPVLQDGALVIPSSTHIINYVESKFRGDRSLKPAHNSKEFDQMLVFEQAMARLPVGTLSLGSFIHDDLKLVPKAPFIGPVRQSCLKNNEKVLDLLRYSVDEQATNKSALQHKLDIQLRRHELASSREDFQKVLDAVRHFLLYVEQELTAQAPRVEWLTGDELNVADISLGLLLHRLYQLGFENQFWTFGKLPQVEAYFLRFRQRESFHRLQPSNFAILREMWTRTPGNYKLGAGAGFLGMAMFAAFAHK; encoded by the exons ATGAGCGAGCAGGCCAAAGAAATCGAAGCTCTGCCGCCCACCTTGCAGGACTTCAAGGCTCCCGATCTGCCGGCCAACAAGCCAGTGCTCTTCTTCCATCCGTACAACTTCCATGCTCAAAAA GTGCTCATGGTCTTCTACGAGAAGAAGATCGACTTCTTTCCCTATGTGGTGGACCTGTGCAATGGCGAGCAGTACTCCAATTGGTTCCTGAACCTCAATCCCAAGGGCGATGTGCCGGTGCTCCAGGATGGCGCCCTCGTCATTCCCAGCTCGACGCACATCATCAACTATGTGGAGAGCAAATTCCGCGGCG ATCGATCGCTGAAGCCAGCGCACAACTCCAAGGAGTTCGACCAGATGCTGGTCTTCGAGCAGGCCATGGCCCGCCTTCCGGTGGGCACACTCAGCCTGGGCTCCTTCATACACGACGATCTGAAGCTGGTGCCCAAGGCGCCCTTCATCGGACCCGTGCGCCAGTCCTGCCTGA AAAACAATGAGAAGGTGCTGGACCTGCTGCGCTACTCGGTGGACGAACAGGCGACCAACAAATCAGCGCTGCAGCACAAGCTAGACATCCAGTTGCGCCGCCACGAGCTGGCCTCCTCCCGCGAGGACTTCCAGAAGGTCCTGGACGCCGTGCGGCACTTTCTGCTCTACGTGGAGCAGGAGCTAACCGCCCAGGCGCCGCGCGTTGAGTGGCTAACCGGCGACGAGCTGAACGTGGCGGATATCTCGCTGGGACTGCTGCTGCATCGACTGTATCAGCTGGGATTCGAGAATCAGTTCTGGACCTTCGGGAAGCTGCCGCAGGTGGAGGCGTACTTCCTGCGCTTCCGGCAGCGCGAGTCCTTCCACCGCCTGCAGCCGAGCAACTTTGCCATACTGCGCGAAATGTGGACGCGGACGCCGGGCAACTACAAGCTAGGAGCGGGCGCCGGCTTCCTGGGTATGGCCATGTTCGCCGCCTTCGCGCACAAGTGA
- the LOC117139247 gene encoding charged multivesicular body protein 2b-B, which yields MFNNIFGKKPTVKEQQRENDRSLRKATRDIERERRKMEEEERKLELEIRRNAAAGNNHACRILAKQLLEIRKQKSRTYAAAGKIQSIGYQNKNMGANIALSEAMGTTAKTMGEMNKVMRPEAIGETVRQFQAANMKMEMTDEMINDTLDDMLNESGDEEESNAVVNKVLDEIGIEISGKMSSIPATGSSDFETSGKRTEKDIADQLAKLRSS from the coding sequence ATGTTCAACAATATTTTCGGAAAGAAGCCCACCGTGAAGGAGCAACAGCGGGAGAATGACCGATCGCTGCGCAAGGCCACCCGGGACATCGAACGGGAGCGCAGGAaaatggaggaggaggagcgcaAGCTGGAGCTGGAAATCCGACGGAATGCCGCCGCTGGAAACAACCACGCCTGCAGGATCCTGGCCAAGCAGCTGTTGGAGATCAGGAAGCAGAAGTCACGCACCTACGCAGCAGCGGGAAAGATCCAGTCCATTGGCTACCAGAACAAGAACATGGGCGCCAATATCGCCCTGAGCGAAGCCATGGGCACCACGGCCAAGACGATGGGCGAAATGAACAAGGTGATGCGACCGGAGGCCATCGGGGAAACAGTGCGTCAGTTCCAGGCGGCCAACATGAAGATGGAGATGACCGACGAGATGATCAACGACACACTGGACGACATGCTGAACGAGTCCGGCGACGAGGAGGAGTCCAATGCCGTGGTCAACAAGGTGCTCGACGAGATCGGCATCGAGATCTCCGGCAAGATGTCCAGCATCCCGGCCACGGGATCCTCAGACTTTGAGACGAGTGGCAAGCGCACCGAGAAGGACATTGCCGATCAGCTGGCCAAGCTGCGCTCCTCTTAG
- the LOC117139248 gene encoding protein Asterix translates to MNMTVDPRRKEKINRYKAPKNQGQSGGANEDMMPDYMNILGMIFSMCGLMMKLKWCAWFALYCSCISFASSRASDDAKQVLSSFMLSVSAVVMSYLQNPAAMTPPWAS, encoded by the exons atGAACATGACCGTGGATCCGCGCCGCAAGGAAAAGATCAACCGCTACAAGGCGCCCAAGAACCAGGGCCAGAGCGGCGGCGCCAACGAGGACATGATGCCGGATTACATGAACATTCTGGGCATGATTTTCTCCATGTGTGGACTGATGATGAAG CTCAAGTGGTGCGCCTGGTTTGCGCTCTACTGCTCCTGCATCAGTTTCGCCAGTTCCCGGGCTAGCGACGATGCCAAACAGGTGCTCTCCTCCTTCATGTTGAGCGTGAGTGCGGTGGTGATGTCCTACCTCCAGAATCCCGCTGCCATGACCCCACCATGGGCCTCCTAG
- the LOC117140879 gene encoding fat storage-inducing transmembrane protein — protein MATKRRPLRPNLGATAGSPSSSGSNMNFRPGGPDITRSEARGTRPTAAPTSIREILVMGVIHLCKKTIFFNTDLKVALYLGSLFVISVIGDFVPFPKTYFARSDNLFNQYFVKIGWGWTLLFVVPFLVLSAYTITCGDHKRMLRHHFPRIVIATFFWYFWTKMFNVVENSYGRCTTKGYASKSSCLKAGHLWKGFDISGHAFILIHSSLVLIEEARPIIRWETIKEHIRNERHNRSTAENSGTNPLRTLNEEQMRSLQFLYKRLTPIIRTLFIGMAALQLLWDIMLVGTMLYYHRMIEKVISGIIAILTWYFTYRFWYPTPGLLPEAPGNGSFSYQREIPTFPFKRPSHLTTGAASTGSGSSSSRTNVNGKAATTGVPRDQQMPTFMGMPLFTSPKAATAAANLLMTEQQKRERDREQQTLES, from the exons ATGGCCACCAAGCGACGTCCACTGCGGCCCAATTTGGGCGCCACTGCGGGAAGTCCCTCCTCCTCCGGTTCCAACATGAATTTCAGGCCAGGAGGACCCGACATTACCAGGTCGGAGGCGCGTGGAACGAGGCCCACGGCCGCACCCACCAGCATCCGCGAGATCCTGGTCATGGGCGTCATCCATTTGTGCAAGAAGACCATATTCTTCAATACGGACCTCAAAGTGGCCTTGTATCTGGGCAGTCTGTTCGTGATCTCCGTAATCGGGGACTTTGTGCCCTTCCCCAAGACCTACTTCGCTCGATCGGACAACCTTTTCAACCAGTACTTCGTGAAGATCGGCTGGGGCTGGACGCTGCTGTTCGTGGTGCCCTTCCTGGTGCTCTCGGCCTATACGATTACGTGTGGCGACCACAAACGGATGCTGCGACACCATTTCCCGCGCATCGTCATAGCCACCTTCTTCTGGTACTTCTGGACCAAGATGTTTAACGTCGTGGAGAACTCCTACGGACGCTGCACCACAAAGG GCTATGCGAGCAAATCGAGCTGTCTGAAGGCGGGTCATCTGTGGAAGGGCTTCGACATATCCGGGCACGCCTTCATCCTGATCCACTCCAGCCTGGTGCTGATCGAGGAGGCGCGTCCCATCATCCGCTGGGAGACCATCAAGGAGCACATCCGCAACGAGCGACACAATCGCAGCACAGCCGAGAACTCGGGCACGAATCCGCTGAGGACGCTGAACGAGGAGCAAATGCGCAGCCTGCAGTTCTTGTACAAACGCCTGACGCCCATCATCCGCACCCTGTTCATCGGCATGGCGGCCCTGCAGCTGCTgtgggacatcatgctggtgGGCACCATGCTGTACTATCACCGCATGATCGAGAAGGTGATCAGCGGCATTATTGCCATACTCACCTGGTACTTCACCTATCGCTTCTGGTATCCCACGCCCGGTCTGCTGCCGGAGGCGCCTGGCAACGGGAGCTTCAGCTATCAGCGCGAGATACCCACCTTCCCCTTCAAGCGACCCTCGCATTTAACCACGGGTGCCGCATCCACGGGCTCTGGATCCAGCAGTTCGAGGACCAACGTGAATGGCAAGGCGGCCACGACAGGCGTGCCGAGGGATCAGCAGATGCCCACGTTTATGGGAATGCCGCTGTTCACCAGCCCCAAGGCGGCCACTGCAGCGGCCAATTTGCTGATGACCGAGCAGCAGAAACGGGAAAGGGACCGCGAGCAGCAGACGCTGGAGAGCTGA
- the LOC117139245 gene encoding dehydrogenase/reductase SDR family member 4 isoform X1 yields the protein MLHLSKQLVVRAPKIRLSASAVSGSGQSSSLDQNSNNYSPKLVGPNLNQCHKRLSSSSQSSTAGTMKRLAGKVAVVTASTDGIGFAIAKRLAEDGAAVVISSRKQKNVDSALAELRKLNLNVHGLKCHVSEPEDRKQLFEETISKFGKLNILVSNAATNPAVGGVLECDEKVWDKIFDVNVKSSYLLAKEALPLLRQQKNSSIVFVSSIAGYDAFELLGAYSVSKTALIGLTKAAAKDLAPEGIRVNCLAPGVIRTKFSKALYENESANEAALSKIPMGRLGTSEEMAGVVSFLVSEDAGYITGESIVAGGGMTARFSYKIE from the exons ATGTTACATCTGAGCAAACAACTGGTGGTCAGGGCGCCCAAGATCCGTCTGAGTGCCAGCGCTGTGAGTGGAAGTGGTCAAAGTTCAAGTCTCGATCAAAACAGCAACAATTACAGCCCAAAACTCGTTGGCCCTAATCTCAATCAATGCCACAAACGTTTGTCCAGCAGTAGTCAAAGTTCGACAGCCGGCACGATGAAGCGTTTGGCAGGGAAAGTAGCTGTGGTCACCGCCTCCACCGATGG CATTGGTTTCGCGATTGCCAAAAGGCTGGCCGAAGATGGCGCCGCAGTGGTCATCAGCAGTCGCAAGCAAAAGAATGTGGACTCTGCTCTGGCGGAGCTGCGCAAACTGAACTTGAATGTCCACGGACTGAAGTGCCATGTCAGCGAACCCGAGGATCGCAAACAGCTCTTCGAGGAGACCATCAGCAAGTTTGGCAAGCTGAACATTCTGGTCAGCAATGCCGCCACCAATCCTGCGGTGGGCGGTGTCCTCGAGTGCGACGAGAAGGTGTGGGACAAGATCTTCGATGTGAACGTGAAGAGTTCCTATCTGCTGGCCAAGGAGGCACTGCCTCTCCTGCGCCAGCAAAAGAACTCCAGCATCGTTTTCGTCTCCTCCATTGCTGGCTATGATGCCTTTGAG CTACTGGGAGCCTATTCCGTCAGCAAGACCGCGCTGATTGGCTTAACCAAGGCTGCCGCCAAGGATCTGGCGCCCGAGGGCATTCGCGTCAACTGCCTGGCTCCAGGAGTCATCAGGACAAAGTTCTCGAAAGCACTCTACGAGAATGAGTCGGCGAATGAAGCGGCTTTGAGCAAAATACCCATGGGTCGTCTGGGCACCAGCGAGGAGATGGCTGGCGTGGTCTCCTTTTTGGTCTCCGAGGATGCGGGCTACATTACCGGAGAGTCCATTGTGGCCGGCGGTGGAATGACAGCTCGTTT TAGTTACAAAATAGAATAG
- the LOC117139246 gene encoding EKC/KEOPS complex subunit Tp53rk, translated as MSLEILKQGAEGRLYLGDFKGEACLIKERFVKKYRHPELDTQITRQRMKAEAKASGRCLAAGILAPKILHSDLNTHKLYMEYFNAAKTAKQFIQETVSTQTEDEAKKCLLEFCKRIGEIIGKMHSNHIIHGDLTTSNILINPKGGDYEVILIDFGLSHYNQATEDKGVDLYVLERALLSTHSEQPYLFEHILAAYRTACGKDEQAVLSKFEEVRARGRKRTMIG; from the coding sequence ATGTCCCTGGAAATCCTGAAACAAGGCGCCGAAGGACGTCTATATTTGGGCGATTTCAAAGGAGAAGCCTGCCTGATCAAGGAGCGGTTCGTAAAGAAATACCGCCACCCGGAACTGGACACCCAGATCACGCGACAGCGCATGAAGGCGGAGGCCAAGGCGTCGGGAAGATGTCTAGCCGCTGGAATCCTGGCACCAAAGATCCTCCACTCGGACCTCAACACCCACAAGCTGTATATGGAGTACTTCAATGCAGCCAAGACTGCCAAGCAGTTCATTCAGGAGACAGTGTCCACTCAGACGGAGGATGAAGCCAAGAAATGTCTGCTGGAGTTCTGCAAGCGGATTGGTGAAATCATTGGGAAAATGCACTCCAATCACATAATACACGGCGATCTGACCACTTCGAACATCCTCATCAATCCGAAGGGTGGCGACTACGAAGTCATCCTGATTGACTTCGGCTTGAGCCACTACAATCAGGCCACCGAGGACAAGGGCGTGGATCTGTACGTCCTGGAGCGGGCGCTACTCAGCACCCACAGCGAACAGCCGTATCTCTTCGAGCACATCCTGGCCGCCTATCGCACAGCGTGCGGTAAGGACGAGCAGGCAGTGCTCTCCAAGTTCGAGGAGGTGCGAGCACGCGGACGCAAACGAACCATGATTGGTTAa
- the LOC117139245 gene encoding dehydrogenase/reductase SDR family member 4 isoform X3, producing the protein MKRLAGKVAVVTASTDGIGFAIAKRLAEDGAAVVISSRKQKNVDSALAELRKLNLNVHGLKCHVSEPEDRKQLFEETISKFGKLNILVSNAATNPAVGGVLECDEKVWDKIFDVNVKSSYLLAKEALPLLRQQKNSSIVFVSSIAGYDAFELLGAYSVSKTALIGLTKAAAKDLAPEGIRVNCLAPGVIRTKFSKALYENESANEAALSKIPMGRLGTSEEMAGVVSFLVSEDAGYITGESIVAGGGMTARFSYKIE; encoded by the exons ATGAAGCGTTTGGCAGGGAAAGTAGCTGTGGTCACCGCCTCCACCGATGG CATTGGTTTCGCGATTGCCAAAAGGCTGGCCGAAGATGGCGCCGCAGTGGTCATCAGCAGTCGCAAGCAAAAGAATGTGGACTCTGCTCTGGCGGAGCTGCGCAAACTGAACTTGAATGTCCACGGACTGAAGTGCCATGTCAGCGAACCCGAGGATCGCAAACAGCTCTTCGAGGAGACCATCAGCAAGTTTGGCAAGCTGAACATTCTGGTCAGCAATGCCGCCACCAATCCTGCGGTGGGCGGTGTCCTCGAGTGCGACGAGAAGGTGTGGGACAAGATCTTCGATGTGAACGTGAAGAGTTCCTATCTGCTGGCCAAGGAGGCACTGCCTCTCCTGCGCCAGCAAAAGAACTCCAGCATCGTTTTCGTCTCCTCCATTGCTGGCTATGATGCCTTTGAG CTACTGGGAGCCTATTCCGTCAGCAAGACCGCGCTGATTGGCTTAACCAAGGCTGCCGCCAAGGATCTGGCGCCCGAGGGCATTCGCGTCAACTGCCTGGCTCCAGGAGTCATCAGGACAAAGTTCTCGAAAGCACTCTACGAGAATGAGTCGGCGAATGAAGCGGCTTTGAGCAAAATACCCATGGGTCGTCTGGGCACCAGCGAGGAGATGGCTGGCGTGGTCTCCTTTTTGGTCTCCGAGGATGCGGGCTACATTACCGGAGAGTCCATTGTGGCCGGCGGTGGAATGACAGCTCGTTT TAGTTACAAAATAGAATAG
- the LOC117139245 gene encoding dehydrogenase/reductase SDR family member 4 isoform X2 — MLHLSKQLVVRAPKIRLSASAVSGSGQSSSLDQNSNNYSPKLVGPNLNQCHKRLSSSSQSSTAGTMKRLAGKVAVVTASTDGIGFAIAKRLAEDGAAVVISSRKQKNVDSALAELRKLNLNVHGLKCHVSEPEDRKQLFEETISKFGKLNILVSNAATNPAVGGVLECDEKVWDKIFDVNVKSSYLLAKEALPLLRQQKNSSIVFVSSIAGYDAFELLGAYSVSKTALIGLTKAAAKDLAPEGIRVNCLAPGVIRTKFSKALYENESANEAALSKIPMGRLGTSEEMAGVVSFLVSEDAGYITGESIVAGGGMTARL; from the exons ATGTTACATCTGAGCAAACAACTGGTGGTCAGGGCGCCCAAGATCCGTCTGAGTGCCAGCGCTGTGAGTGGAAGTGGTCAAAGTTCAAGTCTCGATCAAAACAGCAACAATTACAGCCCAAAACTCGTTGGCCCTAATCTCAATCAATGCCACAAACGTTTGTCCAGCAGTAGTCAAAGTTCGACAGCCGGCACGATGAAGCGTTTGGCAGGGAAAGTAGCTGTGGTCACCGCCTCCACCGATGG CATTGGTTTCGCGATTGCCAAAAGGCTGGCCGAAGATGGCGCCGCAGTGGTCATCAGCAGTCGCAAGCAAAAGAATGTGGACTCTGCTCTGGCGGAGCTGCGCAAACTGAACTTGAATGTCCACGGACTGAAGTGCCATGTCAGCGAACCCGAGGATCGCAAACAGCTCTTCGAGGAGACCATCAGCAAGTTTGGCAAGCTGAACATTCTGGTCAGCAATGCCGCCACCAATCCTGCGGTGGGCGGTGTCCTCGAGTGCGACGAGAAGGTGTGGGACAAGATCTTCGATGTGAACGTGAAGAGTTCCTATCTGCTGGCCAAGGAGGCACTGCCTCTCCTGCGCCAGCAAAAGAACTCCAGCATCGTTTTCGTCTCCTCCATTGCTGGCTATGATGCCTTTGAG CTACTGGGAGCCTATTCCGTCAGCAAGACCGCGCTGATTGGCTTAACCAAGGCTGCCGCCAAGGATCTGGCGCCCGAGGGCATTCGCGTCAACTGCCTGGCTCCAGGAGTCATCAGGACAAAGTTCTCGAAAGCACTCTACGAGAATGAGTCGGCGAATGAAGCGGCTTTGAGCAAAATACCCATGGGTCGTCTGGGCACCAGCGAGGAGATGGCTGGCGTGGTCTCCTTTTTGGTCTCCGAGGATGCGGGCTACATTACCGGAGAGTCCATTGTGGCCGGCGGTGGAATGACAGCTCGTTTGTAA